The Solea senegalensis isolate Sse05_10M linkage group LG11, IFAPA_SoseM_1, whole genome shotgun sequence genomic interval CTTTTTACCTATAGTTAGTTTTtgaaattcctatttttcattTCTTATGGCGCTTTCATTCTTCTGAAAGAAACagcgtgtttgtttttgaagttgCACGATGCAGCTGAATGTCCCTCACTCTGACCTTCCACGTGTGTTGGaaaacctatgtagccttcagtgaGAGTCAAAAATGTTCACTTCGTCCGTCGTAAACTACTGTAAAAACACGGTAGTCTGAAGTGACAGCCTCTACAGATCTGACCAGGCTCTTGATATAaattctggggtaatgaaaaacaaaaattctgatattatgaattgttgttgtctttatacaattaagtattattattttatcttcccTTTCTGCCAAATAGAAATATTTTCACCTAAACTTTACACGCTGGacgctaaaaactttttaactttgtattgatttctttcaattgtgtcttttatttcttaaatcttttttttaccacatcTTGACCGCTTTTGcgtgaatataaaaaaaaaaccatcttgCTTTACCGagtacattcattttctggcaGTAAATTAAAAGCGATTCGTGAAAAACATTAAAGGGCGTCAGATAATTACTTCTCCGAAGATAGGGaactttcatttcctctttgtgAAACATTTATAGCAATTTTTTTATAGaaagaaatgttaaaatcataacaaacaagagaagaaaagacgttaaatgtattcatttcatACGGCTGTGAGCAACGCGGTTTAAGCTTTGTCGCTCGCCGAGACGAGAGCTGTCGGGAAATGTATCTGTTAAATGTATCTATGGTAAAGCACATGCTGTGTCGCCTTCCTCTTCCTTGAAGTGCTGTTTGAGTGACTGACTGCTGGTGGGTGTGGCTGCGCTGTGGTATTGACAGATCTGGCACTGTGTCACTTGTCTTTGTGTCAAAAAGCCTGTGGGAGACAGGAAGCCAAGCATCAGAgtggacagaaaacagacaTCTGACCACACCTACAGTCCTGGGACTGGACAGCACACATGACCCTGACTTCTCAGAGCAAACTCAGTTTTAAAaacgagaacacacacattcaagtaaaaatatacaatatatttgtTGTATGAACTTGTACAGAATGTCTTGGACATTTAGTTATACATGTACTATACATAAgggccaaaaaaacaaaaggatcaCTTTCACGTTCTTCACAATTTTgagaaaatgtccacattttctATACATCTTTACAAACAGCCCTTGGATGCACTTCATAAGAGGCCAATGACGAGTTACAGATGCCTGGtataaaaatccctgaaaacgtCTCTCTGTGAGGTAAGAACACATTAGTCAAACTCGCTTCCTTTCActccttcacttcctctcaTACATCAAACTCGCTCATTTGTTCATAGACGAGACTGGCAATAGAGAACAGCTAATTACACCTCATGTATCCCTTAACATTACTGTGCCACAGAAAGAGTAGCTGCAGGCTGAAGACTGTCTGAGtttaatttttgtttaaataagtTGGACATCCATACAGTGATTACTTACACATTCATTCTTTTTAACTGTGGCCACTCCTGTATGCCGCAACCTCCATGTGTCATTCAGTTCCATGTTAAGGTATGGTCAAGCAAGGCCTCCACAATAACAGGAAATATGACCTAAAGGTTACAAAACATGCGCCTTATGTTATGTGGTGAGGCTCCCTGGTGGAACATAATCACaagcaaataaaacacttgTAAGCAATGGAGCGTAATGGAAGGGCTTCCATGAATAATGAAGATTTAATTTTGATATTTCACAACGAGTGGCCATTTATCTAACTTCCCTGGTGTTCGCCAGATGTTGTTTAAAATGCTCTGACTAGAAGCACAAGAGAATCTGCGTTCACTGGTCACTCCGCTCAGCTGCAAGACAGAGAACTGCAAACAGCGATCGGGAGAGGAACAAAAGCTGGACGATAATTCAAGGCCAGATCACTGCCATAGCTTATTTTCCTCAGCTAGAGTACCATTGACACATCTCGGATTGGTCCACAGAAAACATTCCGATTGGCAAAAGACTCCTCTTACGCCACCAAGGCAATAATCATGACTAATGCAAGGAAATCCATTCATTTACAGCCGGTGAATAACAAGTAACAGTCAAAAACAACCCTTCTAGGTTTAATAGAGAAGTTATTATGAAATGTCCTGCTATTGTGGCTGTACATGACCACTCATTAATGCCATGGATAATGTCATTAATAAGAAATCTGTCCTTATTATAATGTGTCCTTTTGATGGGTATTAAGGCATTGAGAATCGACCTAATGATGTGCGCTGCTCCTTTAACATATCAGTGTAGTTCCTTTCGGTGCAGAAATAATGTACGTTACtgagtcagtgtcagtgagtgaagCGCCACAAAACCTCAAAGACGCCACGGGAAACAACTGTCCAACTAGTCCCCTCATGTCGACTCCAGCGTGTCCAGCTGGAAGACGTTGTGATTGGTCGGCGTGGTGAAAAAGAGCTGCTCCTCGCTGGTCGTGCGGTTATCACAGGGACTGTGCAGCCCCAGCGTCCTCTCAAAGTCCAGGAGCTGGCCCATGAAGTTGAAGTTGGGGGAAATGTTGGACTTTTTCCTCTTGACAAAGTCGTACGCGTCATTCAGGGAAAGGTTGAGTCTCTGCATCAGGTAGGCAACGGTGACAGTGACTGAGCGACTGATGCCCGCCAAGCAGTGGACCAGGATGCCACACTGCTTCGATCGAGCCTCATCTATGAGATGAGAGAGAAACCACAGGATAAAGTACAAGTATTCAAGTATGGAAAAGAGAATAGTTAGATGTATTCTTATTTTCCTGGAACAATTTAAGGTTTTTTTATACAGTTGATGATGTGATTCTAGCCCAAGAGGCAATCCAGTGtggcattcattttttttattgaaccaGAATAGACTATTTTTAGATGAGCGGGTGTAGCCTGGGAAGAAGAGAGGGGTGGATCTCACTGAAAGCTCCACGACCAGCAGGTCACCAGGTGTGACATCCACTGTTAGTCACACCAAAGCCACACCCTGTGTAGTCTTAACACCCTTCTTTAACATAGTTTACTTTTAATAGGACCGTGATTTACAAAATACTCATCATGCTGTGTCAAAGaagaactgaaactgaaattgaGACCATAAACTtgtcagaaaaataaagagagCTTAGCAAACAACTTTTAACAAGAGACAAAGCACAACTAAAACCAATCAGTCACACTCTCATGTGCAATTCTGCaaccaaaaacaacaccagAGAGTGGAAACAGCATTTCCTTCCACATTCTACCGCTCAACCTCGTTGctatcaacaaacaaacatgtcaagATCGCTGCGGTTTGAGACGCAGTCACAGCAAGAGACggcaaatgaaatgtgaaactgAGGCGTAACGCTGTGttgctgacaaaacaaaacgcGTCAACAAGAAGGAATCGAGAATAAGATTTGTTGTTCTGTGTAAGTGCAATTCCACGAGATGCATAATTCGATTCATAAATTGCTTTTGTAAATGAGACAAAACTCTCACTTGTccagcaaacacactcacacacacaaagcgtCAAAGTACATAAGTATTGGTTATTACATTACTATTAAACACAATTAGCATGTAATGACTTCATTACAACTGAGTTTCATAGAGCAAAATTTAACTTGACCGTACAAGACACTTcttgtttcaaattaaaacgacgacaacaaaaacTAACAACATATTCTTAcctgaaaagtgtgtgtgtgtgtgtgtgtgtatataagatGAATATGTTACCAAAGCCAGTTATTGACCTACTCACCTATAAAAGATATGGCCTCTGGGAAGAACTGAGACAGGTTCTGACTCCAGTGATCCGAAATGGGAATCTGTTTGTACCTGAAGTGGCCATCATGCTCAAACATGTTAGGGAGATTGGGTGTGACGTTCAGGATGTATTTGATATTGTACTGGCCTAGCACGTCAAGGTTAGTGGAGTCTTTGGCGCAGCCCAGGTAAAGGTAGGGTAAGATCTGGACAGGGAAGGCGGGCTGATTGCTGGGGATGGGGCTCTCCTCGGGTTCTGTGGCGCTGCTCGGCTCTCGGTCAGACTCCCCATCGGAACAATCCGAGCTGATCCGGAGATTTCCGAAACCAAGAACTGAGAGTGGCGGAGAGGAACTAGGGCAGGAGCTGTCAAGGAGGGTCTCACAGTGTTCTGGGTACTCTGTGTGGAACTTGACAAATCCACCTGGATGAGAGCCAGAaggcaaaagaagaaaaaaaaagtcagattttaatgtataattattatgTAATGAAGGTATGATAGGTAACTatttagaaaaatgtgtttattatttgtagtttttttattgtgaaattcctggctttttttttttttaccagtccTATTACATATCACACAGTTATTAATCATTTCAGACGGATTCACAATGACACCATACTGACTGAATATGAAACAGAGCTGTGAAGAAGCAGCTCAAGTTGCTGCCAAGGAAAGACCATTCATGAAATGCATGCCTGTTCCTGTTGAAGCAAAACATGGCGCAGCcattttggaattttaattgAGAATCTCGGTGATAGACTCAGGACACtgtactacacacacaaactttacaACATCCTCCAAGGCggaaaaaagcaacacaagaCGAGCGTTTGGGAGCTCGTGTGTGGCGGTTCACGCgtttaaacacaacaacaacaacccggAAAACGTTTAGTAGTATCgctgggggggggaaaaaaagtcggCATTTGAAAGTTTAAAACGTCTATACCATAAAGACGCTAACTTTTAGAATTGACTGCTATAACACCGAAAATAACCGAACActtcaaaacaacattgtttAAACAGCGGGTTTGTTTCCtcacattataaacacacactttataaCCAGGACTGTTAAACAGTGCTTACCTTCCAGGTAGTACGCTTTGCAACCGTCTTCCCACAGTTTCTGAAGAAGCAGACCCAGAACCGTCGCCGGAGCCCCGCTGTCCTGCCAGTCATGTGTGCACTCGTCGTACAGGACAACCGTGTCCGTCTTACACCGCCGTATAAACTTCTCCTTGTCCTCATGGTTGGGGATGATAGTCCGTATGGGTATGTTGCCCTTCTTGAACCGACGGAGCATCAGCCCCGGTATGGCCAGGTTTATGGCGGTCTCTATGTGGGACGATTCGTACAGCTCATGTGAACGGCAGTCCAGCAGGAGCAGAGAAGTGGCCCCGGACTCTAACTCCAGTTGAAGCCATTCCACGCTTTTACTCGGCGTCACATCAGACATAGCGGAGTCGATATATCACACCACATGCGAGCGCGAACACCTAACTACATGgtccaaaataataataataataataaaaaaaaataaacacacatacacacacacatacaaaacgTGCTACATGTCACccgaaaaaaaaggagaagcgCTTAAATGTTGCCCCGCCAGTGTTGCATGGCGCTTCTGCCTGAGCGAAGAGATTTcccctttttcctctcctctgtttccatCAGTCAGTGAGTCTGACCTGGTCCCGGGGCTAAACTGAAACCTGTTTACACTACGCGATGTTTAAATGTGGACCTTTCAGAGCCAAATGATGTCTTCATCAACTTCTGCTCTCACCACCAGGATCCTCCATGCACACTCTCGTTTCACCATTCCGATGCAtgggagtttttctttttcttcttctctctctttcagttaGTTGACAGTGGAGCAACTCAAGAGGGAGGAGTTTATTCCTTAtgatttaaagcaggggtggGCAAGATTTCTCTCCAGAGGGCCACGCTGACATGAGGAGGGTTTCCATCAACCTGGTTTTATGCACATTCTTGATTTGCACATAAAGAAAGTGAACGGAAACACAGTAAATGTCCAACAGAGACATCTTGAAATACCACATAGAAGTTTTTAAAGGAGGTGGAAAAATTGGCACAACACGTGTGGAGAAGTACAAAAGAAATAGATTTAGCTGATGAAGGATGACGTTTAAGGGAAGTCCACTTGGGTCCACTCtcttggcgcttttccattctaagtcattttccattactatattattGCTTAGTGTACTGAATCATAAGACTCAGTTGATTAATACAATTAGTtcaaatgttggagattaacgcatgtttttcaggatttttaagcctttttaactgatctacagttcggcattgttcggtttgattctgttgacgtcacattttagtatcggctcagctcgcttgaaaCCTCACAAGAACAGGTCCCAAACAATGCACCTGGTACAATCcctaagcaaaaaaaaaattcttagAAGAGTCAAGCTACCAACCATATGTAAATTTCGTCAACTGCCCATATCCACGGTTGTCCTACATGGATAACTACGCATGAACACGCCTCCAGTTTGAGTCCGCACGGACTGCACGTGCTCCTTGTTGCACAACACTCTCCAAtccagtttttttaaaattcaaattgtCCGAATTACACAAGAatcagcaaaataaaagaataaaaacagatcagtgtCATACAAGGATTAGGCCACGGTTATACCAACTCCAATGAGAGGGGACAGAACTACAAGTAGCAGAACTATAAGCATTAGTAACGCCAAAGATGATCCACTGATGTCCACACAAACATCGCACAAGATAAAGACATAGAACAGAGGACAAACTCCTGGAGAGAAATCACTGctactaaaatgaaatgtgaaatcaaATGCATGCATGGAACATTAGACTGATGCGGACCCTTGTTTAAGAATGAGCAGGCATGTGCTCACATGAGGAAATTTGACACGTCCCTCTACGGATGCAGAACGCAGTAAGTATGGCCTGCACTGGAAAAATAGCGGAAATGGTGGACAAGTGACGGCATGTGCGAACTATAAATGCTACGTAAAAAGCGGACATAGTCTTCCACTCGCAAAACAAACTCCCGTTTTGAGACCACAGGGTTTGTGATTCGACAAGTGCCACGTCAGTTTCTGAAACTTTCCTCTCAATGGAAACATAATGTACAAAACAGACGTCATATAGAAGAAATGAAACTAaaaattgagaccattaactcttgAGAAGTATGCTCACTGTCCCATAGACCTTGATTCAAACAGAGTCgtttttgcaaccagcaaagtcaccccctggtggctcttCAGTAAATCGTCTTAAATCCACTTTTTATACCCAGTTTTTGACGTggatgtgatgtttttctgcttATGCATTGAGAACAACACAATTCTTGGCAGACATACATCTGACTATGCAGGACGGTGCTGATGTACTGAAATGGATCGGGGCAAATCTCGACAGTACAGGCAGTTTCCTGCTCGATTTTCGTGGTTGTGAAATTTAAAACTTCCTGCTGATTGCATTTTAATCAGGGAAGTGTCGAGATAATGAAAGAGCGTGAGCGAAAGAGGCAAACCACAAGCAGCTGTGTACGTGCCGTCGCCAGGCTGATTTTGACAGAATTATTTATatcaattatatataaaaaaaaatattcagcgTCCcctacttttattatttttaacttacTTTTGTAAGATAACACATTGGAAGTAAACTAAAAGGTTTTTGAACTCACACCCTTGCTAGGAGGTCTATATTTGCCTCATCCTCTCTTTGCACCACGTACTAATTTccaatgtacagtatttgctcAACAGCAGTAGAtggaaacaataataaatgtgtaGTTTTCTTTGGTTAACATTTATGATATACTTCATTGGGAACCTGGATTATGTAAGCAAAGGGCATATTGAAGTTTTGCAACATGCGTAACAGAGCTTGAATTAAGTTTGCCGTGTAACAAACAAATATGGGCTTTATCCGAGAACCACCCGCAGCAAAATATCCACATCTGAGATGAAAAAGGAggcaaaaaacaaagcaaagccaTACTTCTTTTTTAGCAATAACAGGTAGACTCGTTGACATGGTGGACGTCCTGCCactacttcaaaataaaggtcaagCTGTGTCTCACCCCCTCAAAAAAGCGTTTAATGTGAAGATGCAGCATTAGATGCAGCATTAAAAGTGCTCTAAAGATATTCTTTTTAAGTAACTCTGGCCAAGTTGCCACTTGCCACTGGCAGCACACATGTTGGAGATTCTAAAAactgcttttcatttatttttggaggttgtgttgtttttctgctgaggACATCGGCTCCTACCCCGAGGCAACGTGTTGCTCATGTGTGATTTAAAGCCAATATCACAAATTTTCATcccaaaggttttttttttcacaatctcatttttatgaaatccTGATGTAGAAGTTAAACGTTATAGAGGTGTGTCTGAGCTATTTCATGCAATCTTGCATAATGATGTTTGTAATTTGCATGAGGGAAGAGCTCTTTGAGCAATCTTTTATGATTAAGTGGATTCCCTTTAAGTCAGAACGTCTCAGTTTTCTTAGTCAAGGACTCACGACGAGATAAAAGATATTCTTCACATATTTCCTCTGACATCATTTGAAGTTATTTTGTCTGTGCTAATTATGGCACAGCAGCTCCAGTGGCAGTAATCAACATTCTTGCTGCAAATTATctgttgatatttttttttaattggtccataaaatttcAGATCAGTCAGTTGTTGCTCCCCAGACCTCAAAATGATTATGTCCTCAAACAAACTAGCGCCATAGAGAGCagtttaaagtatttatttctgATTCCAAAATGAAATTTTGTCACTATTTCTAGGATTTACTACTCATTATTGCACTTTACTGTAACTTTCACAAATTTGTATGCGTTAGAAAAgctattcattttctttttcttggtgCATTTTGTAGCAGACGTATGGCTTTATCATTCatcataattcattcattaccTGGTTGAACACACCCAGGAAATCTCAATCTTCATCTCTCATTTTATTTCTGaggataagtgtgtgtgtgtgtgtgcgtgtcgaAGACGCCCtatttttaaaagcacattctACTGAAGTTTGCGTGGCTGCAACAGGAAATTCACAAGCACACTGCTGCAACCACAACATCCCCATGGTTCACTACTGATGTGTGCAGTGATGCAAGagaaaagtgaatgaatgagagggaattagagagagagagggggggagagagagagagagagagagatgcgtGTAGTGGGAATCCAGCCGTGCAGCTCATCTGTCAGCACACGTGAGTGGGGGAGACACAGATGTGCAGAGCATCAGGATTAACACAGAATAAGGAACACAGCTAAACCTGCGCACACACCAACGcgcatgtgtacacacacacagtctggtttccaagACGTTAGGGGACATAACATTGATTTACTAGAGAATTACTCAGACCTTAAGTAGAACTACTACTGGCCtgaacctaaccttaacctaaccctaactatacagtatgtcttcaccttaaatgTTATGGGgaccataaggaagacaagtctccataatgtgacacacacattgacatccattcatttggacagcataaACAAAGGAGTTGTAAGGACACTGATATTGACATAATGAATTTCCTTGTTCCTGATCCTAACGTTAAACATCTCGGTTCAATGTTCggcccttaacctaaacctaggTCTAACGCAAAACCttgaaatgtcctcacaaggatgGTTTTTAATCTAAATTTGTCCTCACGACTTGGGtaagacacacactgacaacctGAAGATGTAGTAAATAATGGCATTTTCATGGaggtaaaacaacaaaaagaggtCCCTCCTCATAAAAAACACCAATCTGGATTTTATGTGgtacttttaaaaataatctctttCAACAGCGACAGGGAGTTGTTGTTTCGACCCTCCCGTACAGTCAGTGACTCAATATTTATATTAGGTCCAGTGTTaagagaattagtgacatctaaccGCGAGACTGCAGAGAACAACAAACAGTAGACTATTTCTTTCACCCCCTAGCTTTCCCAATTACGGTGGCCTGCCTTTACCAGAGAGGATATAAAGAATTTTTACAACGCTCCTGCAGCCCCCTCTGctgttttctgcttcttctttgttggtttatgcgTTGGGTTTATGTTaagcagtttttctttgtttgtatagTAAGCTTACACTTTGAAAACGTGAGACGCACTCTGTTTGGgcagctgtagaaacatggcggtgcAAGAAGGCGACCTCCGTCAAGCAAGGCCTTTGCATTAGGTACATATAAACGGCTTATTCTTAGTCCACCAAAAttaaattatctttattttaaagctattatacatgtatacaaacatgtttgggggtagtatattcaatttcggCCAATGAATCTGCTTAAACACATTGGATCTTTGGATAGAggatagaataaaaataaagtcagattTCTAAAGTGTGCAGCTTGGAGATGGATGATAGTGGTGTTGGTCACCTGACTGCTCCACTTCCACCCGCACATTACATGTTACATAATGTGCTTCAGATATGAGCTCACTGTAATTCTCCCATAGGAAAGACATGAAGgtctttgggtttttttgcagaATCCCTGGTTTCACACAGCAAGTGCCTCTTTGAGGGCTTTTGCACTTCCATGCCTGGCgggcacacacaaaaacacatgcctGTCATGTGCAGATGTGCAGTGGGAAATGTTCAGAGATGAGAGCCTCTTCTCCACTGATGTTTCTCTGCATGTGGGAgcaaagggattttttttttttactcaacaGATTCAAGCATGACGATCCCACGCCGCCACAAAACGAActccataaaaaaaatatcaacgCTACCTTTCATGAAGTATCTTTTCTAATAAGCAGGTTTTTAGATTAATTGTGGATAAATGTGACAGCTGATTGAAAAGGGCGTCAGATCAtcagattctgtgtgtgtgtgtgtgagagagacagcgTCACATGCTGTGAGGCACATGgacgtgtgtttgctgtgttttattacaaTACACACAGTGATCTCTCATGTTATCTAGATGGGAAACACAATATCCTGTCCCCTGCTGATACCATCTAGTGGCTCATCATGAAAGTTGCTGCACCAGCTATGAGTCATCTGCACAGGGAGGAGGTGTCTGACGTCACTGAACTCTCAACACTAAATAGGAGAGCCATGGTGCCACCATGTGGTGAAACCAAGTATACCACTAAAGTGTATTTCGTGCATGAATAAAATACCAAAAATCTGCTTTCAGCTGATTACACAACTATTTGACTAATATCTAATTATTGCTACCTATATATactattaaattatattattgatATAATGTGTCACTATagccttttcttttcaaaccCTTTTTCTGCCCCAAGTCTGCATTCACCATCACACCCTTTGCATCTTGTATCTCtttgtatactatatatatatatgtactttacaTATAGGTATATACATAAAAAcgtatacacatatgtataaacatatatttttaacttttttattatattatttttattagcttattaacacattttgttaCCAATTGTATATTACATGGAACTGCTTCTTCCACAAGTGCCAGATACACGAAGTTCATTGTCATTatagtgattgtgtgtgttttgaagactgaaaatgaaagaatatttattaaaaaattgTATATCCCATTTATTCTTTCAGTTGCTTCGCATTTAAAAGATTTTTCCCCAGCATGAAATGTTTCGATTAATTATTCAGATGAGattagaaaaacattttcaaacccATTAATGTAGGGCTAGATGTTTATTAAGAGCATATCTGCCTTAATGATTAATTGTTGGCCCTTTACTTTAAGAGTTGTTGTTGCTTTGGTAAGGATGCataaaaaagcaattaaaacCCATTGCTCCTGATGATACTTACTAGTACTATGGAATTTTAACAACCAATAAAAGTAGGAAAATAAcagataaattaaattaatgtttaaaatggtttgaaaacaaataaaagtcaaagtgaaatgttttgtaTTACTCTCTTCATCAAACTTAATGGAGTAGGTaatcaatgacatttttttatgtttagaTGTCATTTATTTAGTGCTTGTTTAATGCTGACTGATTAGGTGATGTGTAAATAAGATCAATATTTCCTCTTCTGAAAACAGAAACTAGTGATGCAGAACATTTTATAAATCAGTCTAGcttatataaaaatatagtaTTAAAGGTTTAAATTAATATCAGGCCACGGCTGATATCATGTGACTGAGGCCTGAGAAATAGGACTTCTCTCGCTCACTCATGAGCTCAAAGTGAAGAGGCTGCCGACAGAAGTTACACTGTGCTGAGGAGTGCGGCAGCAGCTCCAAACCCACCTCCACCCACGTCTTCACCAGGTGTTCTGTGGAGACCCAGCAGAGCACAAACGTCAAACACAAAATTATAAATTTAAAACTAGAGCTCTAATATAACTACTACTAATATAATCAGGAAATCACATTTGTCAAACACAGTGTGTCTTTGAATCATCAGCTTCTGTAGTGCTTGAATAATTGTCACACGGAGGATAAAAGAAGGTTGTTGTCATA includes:
- the LOC122777848 gene encoding dual specificity protein phosphatase 7-like, whose amino-acid sequence is MSDVTPSKSVEWLQLELESGATSLLLLDCRSHELYESSHIETAINLAIPGLMLRRFKKGNIPIRTIIPNHEDKEKFIRRCKTDTVVLYDECTHDWQDSGAPATVLGLLLQKLWEDGCKAYYLEGGFVKFHTEYPEHCETLLDSSCPSSSPPLSVLGFGNLRISSDCSDGESDREPSSATEPEESPIPSNQPAFPVQILPYLYLGCAKDSTNLDVLGQYNIKYILNVTPNLPNMFEHDGHFRYKQIPISDHWSQNLSQFFPEAISFIDEARSKQCGILVHCLAGISRSVTVTVAYLMQRLNLSLNDAYDFVKRKKSNISPNFNFMGQLLDFERTLGLHSPCDNRTTSEEQLFFTTPTNHNVFQLDTLEST